Proteins co-encoded in one Acipenser ruthenus chromosome 3, fAciRut3.2 maternal haplotype, whole genome shotgun sequence genomic window:
- the LOC131723070 gene encoding carbohydrate sulfotransferase 9-like, translating to MDPKQVFLSLLTFGVTGLVLFMYLQARVHGSHPEGLKYKLEQVPMHQGIASRIDENKPPGLIHGNISQQQGDITYSPEHKLYTFNKDTGHVQRRQVEQQQRWSLLLKQIVHPLNPSKSPNSLNNSLFEDSQWIGTHKVQAKRRSFLESFCKKYNGNPRPTTNLSRMVSRIYVEEKHKILYCEVPKAGCSNWKRTLMVLSGLAPSIDKISHDAVHYGSHLHKLDNFDVKGIYERLDSFTKVIVVRNPMERLVSAFRDKFEHPNNYYHPVFGKAIIKMYRKNATQEALTTGSGVTFKEFVQYLLDSQRPMGMDIHWETVNKLCFPCIINYDFIGKFETLEEDANYFLRLIGAPEDLKFPAFKDRHSTDERTTSSVVNHYMLQLSPAERQLAHDFYLLDYLLFNYTRL from the exons GGTTGAAATATAAACTGGAGCAAGTGCCCATGCATCAG GGCATTGCTTCTCGGATTGATGAAAACAAGCCCCCTGGATTGATACATGGAAACATCAGTCAGCAACAAGGAGACATTACTTATAGCCCAGAGCACAAACTCTACACCTTTAATAAGGACACTGGTCATGTTCAAAGAAGACAGGTGGAACAGCAGCAAAGGTGGAGCTTGCTCCTAAAACAAATTGTGCACCCACTGAATCCTTCCAAATCACCAAACTCACTCAACAACAGTCTGTTTGAAGATTCACAGTGGATAGGGACACACAAGGTCCAAGCAAAGCGAAGATCTTTTCTTGAAAGCTTCTGCAAAAAATACAATGGCAACCCACGACCCACGACTAATCTCAGCCGGATGGTATCCCGAATATACGTGGAGGAGAAACACAAAATCCTGTACTGTGAGGTTCCTAAAGCAGGCTGTTCTAACTGGAAGAGAACACTGATGGTTCTGAGTGGTCTTGCTCCTTCAATAGATAAGATCTCACATGATGCAGTGCATTATGGGAGTCACCTCCATAAACTGGACAACTTTGATGTTAAAGGTATCTACGAACGCCTTGACTCTTTCACCAAAGTCATTGTAGTCAGGAACCCGATGGAAAGACTGGTGTCTGCCTTCCGGGACAAATTTGAGCACCCAAATAATTACTACCACCCTGTTTTTGGAAAAGCTATTATTAAGATGTACAGAAAGAATGCCACTCAAGAGGCTTTGACCACCGGGTCAGGGGTTACATTTAAAGAATTTGTGCAGTATCTGTTGGACTCCCAGCGTCCAATGGGTATGGATATTCACTGGGAGACAGTCAACAAGCTATGTTTTCCCTGTATAATAAATTATGATTTTATTGGGAAATTTGAGACACTTGAAGAAGATGCCAACTACTTCTTAAGATTAATAGGGGCTCCGGAGGATCTAAAGTTTCCTGCTTTTAAAGATAGACATTCAACTGATGAAAGGACTACATCTTCAGTAGTTAACCACTACATGCTACAACTGTCCCCTGCAGAAAGACAACTGGCCCATGACTTCTATCTTTTGGACTACCTATTGTTTAATTATACAAGGCTTTGA